The following proteins are encoded in a genomic region of Dioscorea cayenensis subsp. rotundata cultivar TDr96_F1 chromosome 8, TDr96_F1_v2_PseudoChromosome.rev07_lg8_w22 25.fasta, whole genome shotgun sequence:
- the LOC120267223 gene encoding putative disease resistance RPP13-like protein 3, with protein METVVSFAVTKLTDLLAQEVGLPQGVDDELRSFLDLLYNKDDDERAKLWVNQVRDLAHDAKDIIDDYIFRMHQQTSTSSYLSFLRTFVVLPSKLAILHDFANNIGKVKGRAQEIYANRIYTFANQSIGAGTSSDPLTSTEARLPLMSRRQSAVVEEVDVLGFHEHFRALVRMLMGDDGHQRRAVVSITGMGGLGKTTLAKKIFSDPDIRRHFTYQAWIWVSQDYRAREGAVNSFLQRKKYLVILDDIWSKGAWDSIKEVLPDMMNRSRVLLTTRNQDVALYADRQSPPYDLKFLGEEDSWELFCKKAIPTKWSKDCPPQLESIGREMVAKCCGLPLAIIVLGRLVLTKRQSVEEWRKLLKSANWHLRQGEEQIPEILALSYHHLPYYIKPFFLYFKGFIQPRDQETMEDVAEDYLEELVNWGLIQVVVRHHHGGIKICQIHELLHDLSISLGQGMNFIHIPNNDNQRKILHKPRRLVLHHDDKNASCIARLKSSNFTSRLRTITVMDMEKRTSKMEKFFHNMKLLRVINLQATGIKSLPDDIGKLIHLRYLGLRYIDLRALPSSIGRLTNLQTLDIKNSIHISELPSQKATVSCREIIQNKFPAQHLIGTERKITNVGHSSSNNGMHGDFGIRRDRRILGRFIWVVFNAIGGWRAAHCQRHRSRHVSGVRRCLGAQCLLSPDRLQIARSCEQHEQRHHHTPELGHAGEKLEATAELRFRVIFSTRDKNRINRVHALISVMRDLGAGPWLQNGLQKMTNLSKLGVHDVTSTYKQAFLDCLGKLDDLTKLAWKTAEDSTIPSSIFSAGQHNNNLQVIYLRGPLEGLPNDNCMPTNLTKLTLESTRLQEDPLLMLGKLGNLQVLRLRYDAFVGREMVCSEKGFPQLKVLELNSLLELKLWRIEDESMPSLENWK; from the exons CaacaaagatgatgatgaacgtGCTAAGCTTTGGGTGAACCAGGTACGAGATCTTGCTCATGACGCTAAGGACATAATCGATGATTACATCTTCAGAATGCATCAACAGACATCCACCAGCAGTTACCTCTCTTTCTTAAGAACATTTGTTGTTCTCCCTTCCAAACTTGCAATCCTCCATGACTTTGCCAATAATATTGGCAAAGTCAAGGGGAGAGCTCAGGAGATCTATGCTAATCGAATTTATACGTTTGCCAATCAAAGCATCGGAGCTGGCACTTCTTCAGACCCATTGACCAGTACTGAAGCAAGATTACCATTGATGAGCAGGAGACAAAGTGCAGTTGTGGAGGAGGTGGACGTTCTCGGCTTTCATGAACATTTCCGGGCATTGGTAAGAATGCTGATGGGGGATGATGGGCATCAGAGGCGTGCTGTCGTATCGATCACTGGCATGGGAGGCCTAGGCAAGACCACTCTCGCCAAGAAGATCTTCTCTGATCCTGACATCAGGAGGCACTTTACATATCAAGCATGGATCTGGGTCTCACAAGATTATCGAGCTCGAGAA GGGGCTGTTAATAGTTTCTTGCAAAGAAAGAAGTACTTGGTGATCTTAGATGATATATGGAGCAAAGGAGCTTGGGATAGCATCAAAGAAGTGCTACCAGATATGATGAATCGAAGTCGAGTGTTGTTAACCACTCGCAACCAGGATGTGGCATTGTATGCAGATAGGCAGAGCCCTCCCTACGATCTCAAGTTCTTGGGAGAAGAAGATAGCTGGGAGTTGTTCTGCAAGAAGGCAATTCCAACAAAGTGGAGCAAGGATTGCCCACCACAATTGGAATCTATAGGAAGAGAGATGGTGGCAAAATGTTGTGGCTTGCCGCTTGCCATCATTGTATTGGGTCGCCTAGTGTTAACCAAACGTCAATCAGTGGAGGAATGGAGGAAGTTGCTAAAAAGCGCAAATTGGCACCTAAGGCAGGGTGAAGAGCAGATACCAGAAATACTAGCTCTCAGCTACCATCATCTGCCTTATTACATCAAGCCATTCTTTCTCTACTTTA AGGGGTTTATCCAACCTAGGGACCAAGAAACAATGGAGGACGTTGCGGAGGATTACCTCGAGGAATTGGTGAATTGGGGTTTGATTCAAGTGGTGGTGAGACATCACCATGGAGGCATCAAGATTTGTCAAATTCATGAGCTTCTTCATGACCTCTCAATCTCCCTTGGCCAAGGTATGAACTTCATTCATATTCCTAACAATGACAATCAGCGGAAAATTTTACATAAACCTCGTAGACTTGTTCTCCATCATGATGACAAGAATGCTAGTTGCATTGCTCGATTGAAGTCTAGCAACTTTACTTCACGTTTGCGCACTATAACTGTCATGGACATGGAGAAGAGGACCTCTAAAATGGAGAAATTCTTCCATAACATGAAGTTGCTAAGAGTCATAAATCTCCAGGCTACAGGAATCAAGTCATTGCCTGATGACATAGGAAAGTTAATTCATTTAAGGTACTTGGGTTTGCGTTATATAGATCTAAGAGCGCTGCCATCCTCCATTGGCAGACTCACTAATTTGCAAACTCTTGACATAAAAAATTCTATCCATATTAGTGAGCTACCAAGTCAA AAAGCCACTGTCAGCTGTAGAGAAATTATTCAGAATAAGTTTCCTGCCCAGCATCTCATTGGTACAGAAAGAAAAATCACCAACGTGGGCCACAGTTCTAGTAACAATGGAATG CATGGGGACTTCGGGATTAGACGAGACAGGAGGATATTGGGAAGGTTCATATGGGTTGTTTTCAATGCGATTGGTGGG TGGAGGGCCGCCCACTGCCAACGACACAGGAGCCGCCACGTAAGCGGTGTAAGACGGTGCCTCGGCGCTCAGTGTCTTCTATCTCCAGACCGGCTGCAGATTGCGAGGTCATGTGAGCAGCATGAACAGCGCCACCACCACACCCCCGAGCTCGGCCACGCTGGCGAGAAACTAGAAGCCACGGCCGAACTCCGATTTCGGGTTATCTTCAGCACCAGGGACAAAAATAGGATCAACAGAGTCCATGCATTGATCAGCGTCATGCGAGACCTGGGAG CTGGTCCATGGTTGCAGAATGGTTTACAAAAGATGACAAATCTTAGTAAACTAGGCGTTCATGATGTCACTTCCACTTATAAGCAAGCATTTTTAGATTGCCTTGGCAAACTAGACGATCTCACTAAATTGGCATGGAAAACAGCGGAGGATAGTACGATACCTAGCTCAATATTCTCCGCTGGTCAACACAACAATAATCTCCAAGTTATTTATTTGCGAGGCCCATTGGAGGGGCTGCCAAATGATAATTGCATGCCTACAAACCTCACCAAATTGACCTTGGAATCAACCAGGCTTCAAGAAGATCCCCTACTGATGTTAGGGAAACTGGGTAACCTTCAGGTTCTTAGGTTAAGATACGATGCTTTTGTTGGGAGGGAGATGGTTTGTTCGGAGAAAGGATTCCCCCAGTTGAAAGTGTTAGAATTGAATTCCTTGTTGGAATTGAAGCTGTGGAGGATTGAGGACGAATCCATGCCAAGCTTAGAGAATTGGAAATAG